The Pseudomonas sp. SCA2728.1_7 DNA segment GCTGCGCAGCCCCGAAGCCGTATCACGCTGGGCCGGATACCTCGCGCCATTGCTGTAATGAATGAAAGATTGCTGACGCTGTAAACGATGGACCGATAACAACTAAAACGACCGACTGGCTGACAAGGAGTTGCGCTTCATGGAAATTGAAGAATTCGGCTACAAGCAAGAGTTGAAACGTAGCCTGACGCTGACCGACCTGGTGGTGTACGGGATGATCTTCATGATCCCCATCGCCCCGTTCGGTGTGTATGGCTACGTCAACGCCGAGGCCCCGGGGATGGTGCCGCTGGCGTACATCATCGGCATGGTGGCGATGCTGTTCACGGCGCTGAGCTACGGCAGCATGGCCAAGGCGTTTCCGATTGCCGGCTCGGTGTATTCCTACGCGCAACGCGGCCTCAATCAACATGTCGGCTTCATCGCCGGTTGGCTGATGCTGCTCGATTACCTGCTGATTCCGCCGCTGCTCTATGTCTACGCAGCGATGGCGCTCAACCATTTGTACCCGGACATTCCGAAAGTCGGCTTTATTCTGGCGTTCCTGGTCAGCGCGACCTTCGTCAACCTGCGCGGCATCACGTTCACCGCGCGGATGAACATCATCTTCCTGCTGGCGCAACTGGTAGTACTCGGCATCTTCCTGTTCTACGCGTGGAATGCCTTGCACAACGGTGGCGGTAACGGCGAGCTGACCCTGGCGCCGCTGTATCACGCGGAAACCTTCAACTTCGCCCTGCTGATGCAAGCGGTGTCGATTGCGGTGCTGTCGTTCCTCGGCTTCGATGCGATCTCCACCCTCGCTGAAGAAATCAAGGGCGATCCGGGCAAAAGCGTCGGCAAAGCCGCGCTGATCACCCTGGTGGTCATGGGCGTGATTTTCGTTGCACAAA contains these protein-coding regions:
- a CDS encoding APC family permease gives rise to the protein MEIEEFGYKQELKRSLTLTDLVVYGMIFMIPIAPFGVYGYVNAEAPGMVPLAYIIGMVAMLFTALSYGSMAKAFPIAGSVYSYAQRGLNQHVGFIAGWLMLLDYLLIPPLLYVYAAMALNHLYPDIPKVGFILAFLVSATFVNLRGITFTARMNIIFLLAQLVVLGIFLFYAWNALHNGGGNGELTLAPLYHAETFNFALLMQAVSIAVLSFLGFDAISTLAEEIKGDPGKSVGKAALITLVVMGVIFVAQTWIATDLAAGMGFKSADTAFYEIAEIAAGSWLATLTAVATALAWGVAVAITSQAAVSRLLFGMARDGKLPKVLAKVHPKHNTPYLSIYLVAVLSLVICYLFINSVDTLTSLVNFGALSGFMLLHLTVINYYWRRQKSGQVVRHLICPVVGFIIVAAIMYNMGVDAQKLGLIWIALGLVYLFFLSKLGASTALPDPSNG